The sequence below is a genomic window from Mus musculus strain C57BL/6J chromosome 4, GRCm38.p6 C57BL/6J.
ATGTACATGATAATTCACTCACCTTGAGGGAACTAGAACATGGGATACAGAATTTAATATTATAATTCATAGAAAAGACCAAACATCAGCAAATATCTCTCTTGTAAAACATGAGGAGGAATTCATCGGAGGTTTTCCTGGTCCTGCCTATATAGCTAGAGCTCTGCACACCTTCATATCTGCAGACAGAAGCAGAAGACTGCATACAGGTTTTGCTACACCACACATCACCTTTCTGTAATGCAACTACCATGCAACTTACTCTGATGGGATTGTGATCCATCCAAAGAAAAGGGAACTACTTGACCCCAGGGATATTCAGCCATGCAAATTTATTGtacattttatctattttattcaagcatttaattttcaaaaccaTTATAATACCtcattttaaatagtattttacaTTATCAAACTTTAAGTTTACTTGGGTTTAAGAACatatacagaaatctataaaATAGAagattatatatattatgtgcatatacatgtgtgcaatatatggatatacacatatatgcatatatatacatctacatatatgcatatatgaatatatgtatatatatgtgtgtgtgtgtgtgtgtgtgtgtatctcacagTGTTTTCTCCCTtcaagtttgtctctgtaaattaGTTACATTGATACTTAACATGACTACAAACAATTTTGAGGGCATTAAATAATCTAGTGATTTATAAGATGACTAAtcactaaaatttcttttaactACTTTTATAACAGTTTATAACAAATTAGTAACTCATAAGATtgcaatatttttaattttatcctTGTTAAGATTATTGGGCCTTAAAAttacaatatttttgtttttgttgtggtttgttttgtttaacttttattattctttaaagttttttttttccatccagtcattatccccttcctggtctgcctctgactcttcctcatcccataccCCCTTCCCCatgtccaagaggatgtccccaacaAATACTAACCAGACCTCCCTACTTACTGGGCCTCAAGTCTTtcaagggttaggtgtatcttctctcactgaagccaagcctggcagtcctctgctgtatatatgttggggccTCATATAGCTGTTGTATGTTGCTTGGTTAGTAGCTTGAACAAGTCTGAGTCAACCTGGCCACTTTATGGTGATCATTTTCTAATGATGTGCAGGAAGCCTGTTCTGCAGTTTAAGCATGGTGATCTTTACGCTGATGGTTCCCTTCAAGTGCTCTATTTTCCTTAAGTGCAATCTTTGTTGTATAACGGCATGGGTGCAAATAAAGGCCTGAGAATACAAATACACTACCATACACTGCAATTTTATGCTGTATGAATTGAAGAAGAGTGTGgaaattaaaaaagatatattttaaaaaccaaattgaGAAGGTTGAtcagaaaaatttaaatagacACATCTTCTATTATCCTCAGAATGTTCAAAGCCCCACATTCCTGTGATTCTCTGACTTCTTGACATGGACATTCATTCCTGCTGTATTGGCATATTGTTTACAAACATTGCATGAGTTCATTCCTGAATTTGGGTATCATGCTTGTACATCTTAATAGCCATACACTTTACAGTAATGGTAGGTGATCAACATATTGtttagagctttctttcttgaaTGTAATTTCATAATTTTCCCATCATAAATGCTTGCTGTACGTATTGATCCAAAAATGACCATGGGTGGAAGTCAAAAGAATATTTCCAAGGTATTTGGTCAAATAATCACCTATCTATGTTACACATATGTGTTTTCATACAAACGATGGCaggcagagagaaagcaagatagatacttaaaaagaaagaaaatctgctTTCGCCTCAATGAAATACAAACCATTATTTGAAACTCTACTTATTCATGGAATGCGATTGTTTCCTTCATTGTAGAAAAACTGGTAGTAATAAGATTTCTAAATGCCTTTTTTGAGATAATCtttaatggctttttaaaaatttattggataataatatgtttaataaaataaaaatatggcaATAAAAATCAACATATATGACACATGCAATGATTGCCATCAGGATATAAATGTTTGTCTTTCATGTTATACTTTAGGAAAATCCATAGTGAAATCACAAGAAAAGTGGCAGAGATGATTTATTGTACAGACAGAAAGTATGGAGTGACAGAAAATACTTTTGAACTATTTAATAAGCTCAAAAATTAGTCATTAATACATACTCTCTTGAACTTTACTCTTTCTATTGAAATACTTGAAACAGTTCAGAAGTGACACATTATTAACAGTTTTAATCATCTGCATAATCTTATTTAAGTGATGTCATTCTTCTAGAGagtaatttattttatctttagctaaaaatatttctctatcacttttgtgtgtatattattTCAATCCTtcactgtctgtttctgtttaaggattttctctcatttttatgAATTACTACCTTCCTTTTAACGACATTTGATGACTAACAATCAAAATCTCAGTGTTACAAAGTGATCAGAAGAGGTCACAATAAGAATGATAATAGCTTATATTTGATGTAAATGCATTTTTATGCTTGCTACTGTTTTCTAAACTAGCCACATATAAGATAGATGGGCTGAGTCAAAAGATATAGGTTTTGAAAAGGAAGTAATGGCTTATATCTAGCTTCACAATAACACATAGACTATCATTTGATGTTcaataaatatatgaatgtatatgagACACAAGTAGGAATAAATCCCATTCTAGTTTTTTGACTTTGGGTAAATTAATATCATTGAATAAATTATTGTCTCATTTTAAGTATTAATAAGAAAGCCTTACTCACATACTATTCAGGAGattatattataaaacatttaacATGTCTAATGTAAGTTGTTCATTCAATACATAATATTTTACTCTTCTATATGTAAAACAAATTACAACATACCAATCAGGTATCACTATCATTTAGATAGCACCTTCAACATCACAAAACATTGATACGTATATTGTATGAATTTACCAAAGTAACAACATAATCTTCAAACAGTCTGGATAAAGAAAAATTGTTGGATTTGATTGAGTTCCACTGTCACAGTACTTTATAAACTCACATCAATTTCTCCAACTTAGGTTTAGAAATTATTCTGAGAATTAACAAATATATCAGAAACTAGTTTTGTGATTTAAATAATACTAGTATCTATGGTACTACTATCTAACCAACTATCACCACTGTCATAAAAGACTATGCAAAATGActtcaaactttttaaaaatggtgtaaataaatttatattttcttatataagaGTTAGTAAATTCTTGTGTTTAGTCAGGAATATTATCATTTACTTCTAGAATATTATGCTCAAATGTTATATTTATTGCAAATTAATGAAAAACTTTTATAAGAAGGTGGTCTTGGGGAAAAATTGACGGGTAGGCTTAAGCAGACATTTACTTCCAGGAGAAACACCATATATCTGAATGACCATTAATAGAATATAGCTATTAGAATAGCTACTAATTTACTTAGTcatatatactaataaaaattataGTATCTCAAAATTTATACATCAGTAATATAGAAAAATTTTGTGGATTCTTATTTATGCTGtttaatttttcataataatGATATTACTTATTTCCAGGTATGAACAATAATGTAAATGTAATAGCTAAAGCTGGCCAGATATTTTCTTCTTgtatttcactttttctttttaaacttgaaTTTTATTTGACTCTGCTCTTTAACTCCATATTCTAATAATTTTAAGTGATATCTCTTGGtctgaaattattttcatgaCACTACATAAATTCACTATATTGAAGAATAGCCTTTAGTTATGAGCATTACCTAGAacaaattgtttggtaatttGTATGGATCATTCCTTTATACCTTCTTTTGAACTCCCATTTCTTAGCTATTGGCACATAGGAAATAGTTCTCtcaatttttcttcttatttataaGCTTTGGATTTTAGACACAGAGTTTCAAGAATTCCAGACATGCCCCAAACTTGATGTGTTACCAACCATAACCATGTCATTATATCCCTACTTCTTCCCATGTGGTGGTATTGCAGACATGAACTCATACCCCTAGTTCTTGAGGTTAGAAAGATTCTACCTAGTGCCCCATGTGTACAAGGCAAACCCCTCTCAACTGGCAAACATGTCTACTCCTCTTATTtactttcatcttttctttatcttctggTAGATACCTAAAttgattttctccttttctgcttattattttagttttaacattaatgtatatatattttagtgAAAAACTGACCttcttttacaaatattatatttttaactgATAAAACATGTTTATCTTTGTGGAGTATTTATATTCATGGAGTAATATGTGATGTGTCATTATATGTATGAACTATGTAATATTTAAATGAAAGTAAACATACACCTGTCCTCAAATGTTCATTTCTTTACTGGAGcaacttacatattttttttctgaggttTTCAAGATATCCACATGTATCCATAGTCACTCTAGAAGAAAATAGTGTATCTTTGTGGAATCTATTTTTGTCAATGGTGGTTAGGTGACTATAGCCAATATTCCATAAATATTCCTGTATTGTCTATATTCCTGTTGACCTAACCCATGAAAATTCCTGAGACTTTATTCTATATCACACCCTTCCCTTTCACATAAGTCATGAGTCAATCAATCCTGTCAAATTGTGAAGTAGCGCTTTCACCAATGAGATGAGACACCATCACTACTTGTGTTAGAATTAAAACTAAGGGAACTTTCTGCTCTAGTGTGCTTGCTTATCTGGTTTGGGTTGTAAGATATATCATTTTTAGAAAAAGatacattgtttttttaaaaagaaattgcctTGTTGGGCAACTTTCACTGTAAGTACATGTTTCTTTGTGCAACACTGACAATATTTTCCAAGGAGTTGAGTTTCTTATCCCTGTTTAGGTATAAGTTAGTCTTTGTTAATCATCCTCTCCATAGCCTTCCCTCAGTCTGTAGTATCCAAAGCTTGTGACCATAACCACTTACTATCTTATGCAATACTTTCTATTAGCATGTAATAATTATGCATAAAGTATTTAATTATAACATTGTTATATAATGAATTTCAATCATATTCTCATCTTCAGCCTCATGTGTGCCCTACTCTTTCCTCTCATACTCTACTTGGTTTTCTTCCAGGTTCCATAAAGCCTCTCTGCATTGAAGGAATGTTTATAGGCTAGTGGACGAGAATTGGTTTGCAGCAGCACACACATCTTACCAGCAGTTATACTTCTGAAGAAAATATATGTTCCTccctccttttatttatttatttttgactgttgatcttcattttatttttcaacaggGAGAATTGCTTTAATTCACTACTCCAGAAGCAAGTACTGACAAATATGACTGATAACCCAAGtctttcatcttatttttaatttccttggcTTGTCTTTATGAATCCTTACTTCCGATGTGAATCTCCTTTTCTAGGAGACTGTCATTTATGGTAGGATAAACAGAAGGATAGTATTGTTTCGCTCTTAATAGGCAATGACAGACTCTTCTACAGCATTTTAGCAAGTAGGAGAATAAGGGCAAGTAGATAAATGGTTTAAGGTGAAATGGATGCATAGGTATTAGTTCAGTTGAAACAAATTcgtgttttatgttcttattttgtatttttgagattatagtataatCACATTTCTCCTTTGCCTTTTCTCCCTTCAAATCCTTCCATAAGCCCCTGCTTGCTTCCTTTCAAACTTATGGACtgtattttcattaattgttgtttaCACAATTGTGTACATTcacaaacatttctttcttttttccccttaaataGTTGTTTACTGGCAGTGGGCTGGAAGGGATGGCAGATTTACATTCACagacaacaccacacacacatgagggcAGCAAGAGTGATGAGAAAGAATCTGAAGTCCGCTCTTCAATAGCAAGTGTGTAGGCAAGAGCCTGGGGTGTTGATGCAGCAGCATTAGATTAGCTCTGGTTAGTAGGCATGGTTAGAGATGAAGAGAGATTCGCTGGCTGTGGCTCCAGTCTTGCCACTTGGGGTATACTTTCCTTGACAAGCGAGACTGTTGGCCAGTGCTCTCTTGATGTACTCCTCCTGAGCTgccttcagattctcctctttcCCACCCCAGGCCTTTAGGGCAGAGGCCTGCAGGGCTCGGCCATAGGAGAAAGTCAAGGCCCATGGCTTCAGCAGGGGACACTTGTTGATAGCGTTGAGGTTGATGGATGCCTCTTCCTCACTCTGCCCTCCAGACAGAAAAGTGACCCCAGGGACAGCAGGTGGCACTGTGCGACGAAGTGCTGTGACTGTTGCCATGGCAATCTCCTCATTGGAAAATTTCTGGGTGCAAGCATGACCAGGGGTGACCATGTTGGGCTTCAACAATGTGCCTTCCAGATAGACATGGTGGTCACTCAGAGCCTTGTAGACAGCTGCCAGTACCTTCTCAGTTACATACTGGCAACAACTCAAGTCATGGTCACCATCAGGGAGAATTTCAGGCTCCACAATGGGTACAATGCCATTCTGCTGGCAGATGCTGGCATAACGGGCCAGAACATTGGCATTCTCCATGATGGCAAGGGGCGAGGGAGTATGTTTCCCAATCTTTAGCACACAGCGCCACTTGGCAAAGTCGGCTCCATCCTTCTTATACTGGGCACAGCGTTCAGACAGCCCATCTAGCCCTTGGGTAGTAGTCTCGCCATTGGTTCCTGCCAGGGGCACCACACCCTTATCTACCTTAATGCCCACAACACCACCCTTGGACTTAATAACTTGGGGGAAAGGACGTCCATCATCTGCCTTCTCGTACAGTGTCTCATGGAAGAGGATCACACCCCCAATGCAGGGATTCACACGGTCATCAGCAGTCAGCAGCAACTGGCGGAAGAAGCGCCTGTTCTCTTCAGTGTTCTCAGTGCCAATGGACTGCAGGCGATTGCCCATGCTTCCAATGGACTCATCTGCAGCCAGGATGCCCTTGCCTGGAGCCACAATTCGGTGAGCGATGTCAGAGAGCTCTTTCTTCTGCTCTGTGGTCAGTGCTGGGTATGGGCAGGGCATAGTTCCGGTGGTAGTACTTTCCTTTCCTAACTCCTTTGTCTGTTGGTGGGTGTTGTCCAGCCCAGAGTGGGGTTGCTCATTGGCATCTGGGGGAAAGGAAAAAGCCATAGCCAGGGACAGGCGGGTCATGTTGAAGATGGACACATCTTGCCTGTGCGTTGCCATGGGTCACCTTGCCTGGCACTTGACAGAGGTGAGTCTGCTGGGTACGCCGGTGGTTAGGCGAAAAGACTAAGGAGCGAACGTGGCTAGGGTTACCAGAACCTCATTCTGCGGCGCATTCCAAGAGAACACAACCTATTCAgcgtggtgggggtgggggccaaTGGACTGCAGGTGCTTGGCAATGCTTCCAATGGACTCATCTGCAGCCAGGATGGCCTTACCTGGAGCCACAATTCAGGGGTATATTAGGGATACCTAGTACTTTCTGGTTTCACTTCCATCTGGAAACAATAAGATGCATGGCTGCAAGGAGAGTTGGGAAGCCTAGAAAATCACAGCAAAGAGCAGGCAGAGAAAAACTTTAGATTAgtaaaaggggagggagggagggagggagggagggagggagggagggacggagggagggagggacggagggaggaaggaagatggaaaacCTCTACTGGTACCTTGAGAAAAGAATTAAGCCAGAAGTATTCCATCTTTGAGCATGAGCAAATGCTGAGaagcctctctcccctcttttccaATCTTACACAGCAGCTCTAATGCACATATGAACAtagtcacagagactgtggcagcatacaCAAAGTTGGCACAGGTTTGACTCTGAAAggatcccagtgctgagaggggGAAGTAGACAAAAGCTCCTAGTCCTAACCAAGAAGCAATCTCCAACTGACATCTACTTACAAACAAAAAGCTAGTTCTTACCAATGGAGACTCACTGGGGATATTAACATTTGTTTATGAGGAACCATCTTTCAAATATTCTTACCATCAATCATTTTGAACAAAAGGAAGGTAATTCCAGCATGTCTAAATCTTCAaattcctcccctcttcctgggCAAAGCAACAGGTCACCTTGAGAATTACCATGGGCCCCAGAAAATTATTTGTAACTTGGATACAAACTCAAAAACTCAGGACTCTATATTGGGAATTTATAGGCTCATTGAAGATATAAGTCCAGAAGGGCAACATTTGGGAACTTCCTGCTGTTCTCCAGGAATAAGAATAAGACAATGTAAGTGTAAATGTAAGTAGAGGTCTAGGACAAAGACCACTGTGGTCAGGGTACAAATGATCAACCCACCTTGCTCTCCATTGCATAAGGCTTTGTTTTACTGTCCATCCTCAGATTCCTAAAGATACTTAATTCAACTGAATTCACTTTACCAGTTCAGATGTGGACATGGGAAATTACCTTGACCTGGCTGAGTGCCCCTAATTCTAAGGAACATCTGACCAGGTAGTCTGTGGGTTTAACTGGTTGAAGCAGCTTAAGGATGGCTTCTATAGTTGTCAAGTTGTCATGCCTGCATTTGGAGACCATTGGCATGAATTCAAACCAGTAGTGACCATAGTAGCATGCCTGTAAAGGAAGGCAGTTTAAGATCCTGTCTGCAAATCATCTTGTCTGATATAACATGCTTATCTTTCAGACAGATAAGCAAGCTACAAAATTATACACCTAGGTAACAAATTGAAACATCTCTATCTTCCATCCCTTCACTAAGAGAGAAACATTGACTGGCTTGctggctggctttctttctttctttctttctttctttctttctttctttctttctttctttctttctttctttctttctcattttttgtttgtcctttccttttctttgtcttctccttattcattttattttgatttttcttattcttatttaGCACATCTTATCCCCTATACTTTTTCTCTCATACTTTCTATATCTTTTTACCATGCTCACTtgtaaattattaatattttacattttaatattaataattacatttaatatttttaaacttttactttATTTCACAACTATGCCagtacctttttttttcatttctgatttttaattagatattttctttatttacatttcaaatgttatcccctttcttagtttcccctcagaaaaatcCCTCATCTCattcccactccccctgctcctcaacccacccactcccattcttggtcctggcattcccctatactagggcatagagccttcacaggaccaagggtctctcctccaattgatgaccaactaggacatcttctgctacatatatagctgaagttctgccatgtgttttctttgattggtggtatagttccaaggagctctgagggtactggttagttcatattgatgttccttctatggggcttcagtccccttcagctccctgggtatttctctggctccttcactggggaactTGTGCTCCaactaatggatgactgtgagcctccacttctgtgtttgtcagtcactggcagagccttgcaagagacagctatatgaggctctTGTAGTaggatcttgttggcatctgcctagtgtctgggtttggtggttgtttatggggtggatccccaactgaggcagtctctggatggtcattccttccttctcagctccaaactttgtctctataactcaattccatgggtattttgctcctcattctaagaaggaacgaagtgtccacactttggtcttccttcttcttgagtttcatgtgttttgcaaattgtatcttgggtattgtaagtttccacttatcagtgagtgcatatcatgtatgttcttttgtgattgggttacctcactcaggatgatatcctcgagatccatccatttgcctaagaatttcataaattcattgtttttaatagctgagtagtactccattatgtaaatgtaccacattttctgtatccattcctctgttgttggacatctgggttcttttcagattctggctactataaataaggctgctatgaacatagtggagcatgtgtccttattacaagttggaacatcttctggttataagcacaggagaggtattgctggatcttcccgcAGTAATATGTCCACAATtttgaggaacagccaaactgatttccagagtgtttttaccagctctgtagtacagctttaggtcaggcatggtgattccacgagaggttcttttattcttgagaagagtttttgctatcctaggtattttgttattccagatgaatttgcagattgccctatctaattcagtgaagaattgagttagaattttgatgaggattgcattcaatgtagattgcttttggcaagttagccattttg
It includes:
- the Aldoart1 gene encoding aldolase 1 A retrogene 1, whose amino-acid sequence is MATHRQDVSIFNMTRLSLAMAFSFPPDANEQPHSGLDNTHQQTKELGKESTTTGTMPCPYPALTTEQKKELSDIAHRIVAPGKGILAADESIGSMGNRLQSIGTENTEENRRFFRQLLLTADDRVNPCIGGVILFHETLYEKADDGRPFPQVIKSKGGVVGIKVDKGVVPLAGTNGETTTQGLDGLSERCAQYKKDGADFAKWRCVLKIGKHTPSPLAIMENANVLARYASICQQNGIVPIVEPEILPDGDHDLSCCQYVTEKVLAAVYKALSDHHVYLEGTLLKPNMVTPGHACTQKFSNEEIAMATVTALRRTVPPAVPGVTFLSGGQSEEEASINLNAINKCPLLKPWALTFSYGRALQASALKAWGGKEENLKAAQEEYIKRALANSLACQGKYTPSGKTGATASESLFISNHAY